In a genomic window of Desulfurella sp.:
- a CDS encoding oligosaccharide flippase family protein, translating to MRLSEDKKLVFKNIIFLGLMQGANYILPFITIPYLVRTIGIDKYGLVAFAQSFAAYFVIFTDYGFSLSATKLISINRNDSKKISEIFSSVLYVKLAFVIFSLIISTVIIFSFKKFYSEYEIFYFSLLVLIGQMLFPVWLFQGLEKMKYITLTNILIKLIFTMCIFVFIKQEKDYLYVPLINSLGFLIGGLIAFYIAIKQFNISLTFSFENIKHRLKEGWHLFLAIISTNIYRNANTFFLGLVSTNTAVGYYALTSKIVMSLQALMSPIGQSLY from the coding sequence ATGCGTTTAAGCGAAGATAAAAAGTTAGTTTTTAAAAATATAATTTTTTTAGGTTTAATGCAAGGTGCTAACTATATTTTGCCTTTTATCACTATCCCTTACCTGGTAAGGACGATTGGTATTGATAAATATGGTCTTGTTGCATTTGCTCAGTCGTTTGCCGCATATTTTGTTATTTTTACAGATTATGGATTCAGTTTATCTGCGACTAAACTAATATCGATAAACCGTAATGATTCTAAAAAAATTTCAGAAATTTTTTCATCTGTTTTGTATGTAAAGTTAGCTTTTGTGATTTTTAGTCTGATTATTTCTACAGTTATAATCTTTAGTTTCAAAAAATTTTATAGTGAATATGAGATATTTTATTTTTCACTTTTAGTGCTAATTGGGCAAATGTTGTTTCCAGTTTGGCTTTTTCAAGGTTTAGAAAAAATGAAATATATTACGCTTACAAACATTCTTATAAAACTTATTTTTACAATGTGTATATTTGTTTTTATTAAACAAGAAAAAGATTATTTATATGTACCATTAATCAATTCATTAGGTTTTTTAATTGGTGGTTTAATAGCTTTTTACATTGCCATAAAACAATTTAATATTAGTTTGACTTTCAGTTTTGAAAATATAAAACATCGGTTGAAAGAAGGGTGGCATTTATTTTTGGCAATAATATCAACAAACATTTATAGAAATGCAAATACCTTTTTTTTAGGTCTTGTGTCTACAAATACAGCTGTGGGATATTATGCTTTAACTTCAAAAATTGTTATGAGTTTGCAAGCTTTAATGAGTCCTATTGGTCAAAGCCTATAT
- a CDS encoding glycosyltransferase family 2 protein: MDKPKVTIAIPAYNQAKYIKQTIDSALNQDYPNLEVVVSDDASLDDTRQIVKEYNDKRLKYYRNEKNIGRVANHRKLLYEYATGEYVLNLDGDDYLIATDAISFMVNQINFYHKQECANIVMVMALAETVFDDSKITYKRKEETCINGFYVFLNWNKIPYFHSATLYLRQAAVKIGFYKHDIINEDVESFLRLCLLGNVILSNKVIATWRLHENNVSMLSDIDKLFDSLEFIKSPYRYALGLGFDKKQLLKWKNTMLLDRYNKMLSKILLAKNKSAFITFVKRLHKEDKKGFRIIFYPKNIIKIISFYVPFLFDLLRHLKWFFTNKSKPPRL; the protein is encoded by the coding sequence ATGGATAAACCAAAAGTTACAATTGCTATACCAGCATACAATCAGGCAAAATATATAAAACAAACAATTGATTCTGCTTTAAATCAGGATTATCCAAATTTAGAAGTTGTAGTTTCAGATGATGCATCTTTGGATGATACGCGTCAAATTGTAAAAGAATATAATGATAAGCGCCTAAAGTATTATAGAAATGAAAAAAACATTGGCAGGGTAGCAAATCATAGAAAACTTTTGTATGAATATGCAACAGGTGAATATGTGCTAAATTTAGATGGTGACGATTATTTAATTGCAACTGATGCAATTTCTTTTATGGTTAACCAGATAAATTTTTATCACAAACAGGAATGCGCAAATATAGTTATGGTAATGGCACTCGCTGAAACTGTTTTTGATGATTCAAAAATTACATATAAGCGCAAAGAAGAAACATGCATAAATGGTTTTTATGTTTTTTTAAACTGGAACAAAATACCTTATTTTCATTCAGCAACGCTTTATTTAAGACAGGCTGCTGTAAAAATTGGTTTTTATAAACATGATATTATAAATGAAGATGTAGAATCTTTTTTAAGATTATGTCTTCTTGGAAATGTTATCTTGTCTAATAAAGTTATTGCAACATGGAGGCTCCATGAAAATAATGTTTCTATGTTATCTGATATAGATAAACTATTTGACAGTTTAGAATTTATTAAATCTCCATATAGATATGCTCTTGGACTTGGTTTTGATAAAAAACAACTTTTAAAATGGAAAAATACAATGCTTTTAGATAGATACAACAAAATGCTCAGTAAAATTCTGCTGGCAAAAAATAAAAGTGCATTTATAACATTTGTAAAAAGGCTACATAAAGAAGATAAAAAAGGTTTTAGGATAATTTTCTATCCAAAAAATATTATTAAGATTATTAGTTTCTATGTGCCTTTTTTGTTTGATTTGCTAAGACATCTTAAGTGGTTTTTTACAAACAAATCAAAACCACCAAGACTTTAA
- a CDS encoding mannose-1-phosphate guanylyltransferase/mannose-6-phosphate isomerase: MVNVVLCGGSGTRLWPLSRSLYPKQFIKLFDNKSLFQLTVLRNKDFAEKFIFVTNESHYFLAIDQIEEIGLGLDDVEFILEPVGKNTAPAVAFASFMVEQNQVVLVSSADHYIKESDNYYKSLEKAKEFANLNYIVTFGIKPTNPNTGYGYIKADGFDVLEFKEKPDLETAKRYIEDGNYFWNSGIFCFKAKTYLEELNLHEKKIFELSYTAWKNAKNCSPVRIKIDDMLKIESKSIDYAVAEKSKKLKIVPFDIDWNDLGSFDSLYEVLEKDRNGNTRNNSILINSKNNLIIEENSRTIGAIDIEDLIIVDTADALLISKKGSGQKVKDIVSMLKTKNSELTDAHLTVYRPWGNYTLLEQNRFYKIKKIVVKPQKRLSLQKHLHRSEHWIVVSGTAQVSVGDKEFILRPNESTYIKIGELHRLENPGKIDLVIIEAQVGEYVGEDDIIRVEDDFKRC; the protein is encoded by the coding sequence ATGGTAAATGTAGTTTTGTGTGGTGGTTCTGGCACCCGCCTTTGGCCACTTAGCAGAAGCCTTTATCCAAAACAATTTATAAAGCTTTTTGATAATAAATCTTTATTTCAACTAACTGTACTAAGAAATAAAGATTTTGCAGAAAAATTTATATTTGTTACAAATGAATCTCATTATTTTTTAGCGATTGATCAAATTGAGGAAATTGGTTTGGGATTGGATGATGTGGAGTTTATACTTGAGCCAGTTGGTAAAAATACTGCACCAGCAGTTGCTTTTGCTAGTTTTATGGTTGAACAAAATCAGGTTGTGCTTGTTTCCAGTGCCGACCATTATATTAAAGAATCTGATAATTATTATAAAAGTCTGGAAAAAGCTAAAGAATTTGCTAATTTAAATTACATTGTAACATTTGGTATAAAACCTACAAACCCCAATACAGGTTATGGCTACATAAAAGCTGATGGATTTGATGTTTTGGAATTTAAAGAAAAACCAGATTTAGAGACTGCCAAAAGATACATTGAAGATGGCAATTATTTTTGGAATAGCGGAATATTCTGTTTTAAAGCAAAAACCTATCTGGAAGAGTTAAATCTGCACGAAAAGAAAATTTTTGAGTTATCTTATACTGCATGGAAAAATGCAAAAAATTGTTCTCCTGTAAGAATAAAAATTGATGATATGCTAAAAATTGAATCGAAGAGTATAGATTATGCTGTAGCAGAAAAAAGTAAAAAATTAAAAATTGTGCCTTTTGATATAGACTGGAACGACTTGGGTAGTTTTGATAGTCTTTATGAGGTTTTAGAAAAAGATCGAAATGGTAATACAAGAAATAATTCAATACTTATAAATTCGAAAAATAACCTTATTATAGAAGAAAATTCAAGGACAATAGGAGCCATAGACATAGAAGATTTAATTATTGTTGATACTGCTGATGCTCTACTTATATCAAAAAAGGGTTCTGGTCAGAAAGTAAAAGATATAGTTTCTATGCTTAAAACTAAAAACTCAGAATTAACAGATGCTCACTTAACTGTATACAGACCATGGGGCAATTATACGTTATTAGAACAAAACCGATTTTACAAAATAAAGAAAATTGTAGTTAAACCGCAAAAAAGGCTTTCTTTGCAAAAACATTTACACAGAAGCGAGCATTGGATTGTTGTGTCTGGTACAGCCCAGGTGAGTGTTGGTGATAAAGAATTTATATTAAGACCAAATGAATCTACATATATCAAAATTGGCGAGCTTCATAGATTAGAAAATCCCGGTAAAATTGATTTGGTAATTATAGAAGCTCAAGTTGGTGAGTATGTAGGAGAAGATGATATTATAAGGGTTGAAGACGATTTTAAGAGATGCTGA
- a CDS encoding protoglobin domain-containing protein, translating into METYEKIIQIYDLTDEDISNISSLKDIAYKNANNFVEELHKYISRFDNYSKFLYDEEIKNRHKEKLKLWFLDLFNGKYNEDYFRKVKKIGEIHAQIGLPSHYVSATMTFIRSFLRSLILENYDVFHRQEELKLSIDKLLDINLDIMTSSYIDESQFYIAKTKIETNIVRLSSRVSYFFDVGLVSLLVITSFLIFFLFISDIGKFLFVSNSSFEHTVIN; encoded by the coding sequence GTGGAAACTTATGAAAAGATTATACAAATATACGATCTTACAGATGAAGATATTTCAAATATATCCAGCTTAAAAGACATAGCTTATAAAAATGCCAATAATTTTGTTGAAGAGCTTCATAAATATATATCAAGATTTGATAATTATAGCAAATTTTTATACGATGAAGAAATTAAAAATCGCCATAAAGAAAAGTTGAAACTATGGTTTTTAGATTTATTCAATGGAAAGTATAATGAAGATTATTTTAGAAAAGTTAAAAAAATAGGAGAAATTCATGCACAGATTGGTTTGCCATCTCACTATGTAAGCGCCACAATGACTTTTATAAGATCTTTTTTACGTAGTCTTATATTGGAAAATTATGATGTATTTCACAGACAGGAAGAACTAAAGCTATCTATAGATAAATTACTGGATATTAATTTAGACATAATGACGAGTTCTTATATTGATGAAAGTCAATTCTATATTGCAAAAACAAAAATAGAAACTAATATTGTTAGATTAAGCTCAAGGGTGTCGTATTTTTTTGATGTTGGTTTAGTGAGTTTGCTTGTAATTACGAGTTTTTTGATTTTCTTTCTCTTTATTTCCGATATAGGTAAATTTTTGTTTGTCTCAAATTCATCATTTGAGCATACGGTAATTAATA